The following are from one region of the Candidatus Hydrogenedens sp. genome:
- a CDS encoding response regulator, with product MNREQKAFTTFEAARICHVTHHSIKNWIRQGLIKASRTPGGHYRILEKDLDEFREKYDMFPRDKNSKKYRIMVVDDEPDAINLIENMLGKDEYEIIKVNNATEVGLKAIQLSPDLILLDFLMPEINGFEVCRALRNNDMTRFIPIMAVTCLTKDSDIERIFACGADEYLAKPFKVDQLLEKVKELITKGRPVQK from the coding sequence ATGAACCGTGAACAAAAAGCGTTTACAACATTTGAAGCAGCAAGAATATGTCATGTGACCCATCACAGCATAAAAAATTGGATTCGTCAGGGGCTTATTAAAGCATCGCGTACTCCTGGAGGACATTACCGCATTCTTGAAAAAGATTTGGACGAGTTTAGAGAGAAGTATGACATGTTTCCAAGGGACAAAAATTCCAAGAAATATCGTATTATGGTGGTAGATGATGAACCCGACGCTATAAATCTTATTGAAAATATGTTAGGTAAAGATGAATATGAAATTATAAAAGTAAATAATGCTACCGAAGTAGGCTTAAAGGCTATTCAGTTATCTCCTGACCTTATTCTTCTTGATTTCCTGATGCCAGAAATCAACGGGTTCGAAGTATGCCGTGCATTAAGAAATAATGATATGACTCGTTTTATTCCTATTATGGCAGTAACATGTTTAACTAAAGATTCTGATATTGAACGGATATTTGCATGTGGTGCCGATGAATATCTGGCAAAACCTTTCAAAGTTGACCAACTATTGGAAAAAGTAAAAGAGTTAATAACTAAGGGGCGCCCTGTTCAAAAATAA